The proteins below are encoded in one region of Apium graveolens cultivar Ventura chromosome 4, ASM990537v1, whole genome shotgun sequence:
- the LOC141721215 gene encoding BEL1-like homeodomain protein 3 gives MDTFYPDSSNQESHVLTAPYVPIQKLDSYNELSRFPDNMFYINQTSTDDSYTKLKSRSSLSPKSCDEIPYVGGSERGVFFPLMDDRGSPLSLAQQLNMSERVPNNRLTKQQSFSRTSKDSEDPHEQRLSLSLGAELNSSRQLPSVQYQFGNSDPLQLINFLIQDSRKLGSPNEESNTSEFLSFGLTGNTEDITSFGNFNNSDSCRQMQYAQNSQFAFLNSNYLKGAQQLLDEVVNVYEALKKPKFKQLGQVDRFEGSNSDIKCDPGLRSVNGISSSIHESATNSFIALSNAERLDQDSKLKKLMSLLKEVDTRYKQYYHQMRIVETSFQMIAGGGAAKRYTSLARQTISCQFRCLRDAINRQIQVCRQNLGEQDDAPSSSLLPRLSYVDKQIREQRTLQQLGIMRHSWRPQKGLPESSVSVLRAWLFEHFLNPYPKDSEKSMLARKAGLTRSQVANWFINARVRLWKPMVEDMYKEEFGDLGADKGEEVKESVMSRATYDDHTRQQFNDSKADPGYNLNMKGSTTRLDIKNLSQGANTINGEVISLHGDNWSGVDEHYIYPQKFITSNQTSDGSLNTIANPYDLSYGDFTIGNQVSNFALQC, from the exons ATGGATACATTTTATCCTGATTCAAGCAACCAAGAAAGCCATGTCTTGACAGCTCCATATGTGCCCATCCAAAAGCTTGATTCTTATAATGAACTATCTCGCTTCCCTGATAACATGTTCTATATAAACCAAACTTCTACTGATGACTCCTACACAAAGCTAAAGTCCAGAAGTTCTTTATCTCCTAAAAGTTGTGATGAAATCCCTTATGTTGGTGGCAGTGAGAGGGGCGTGTTCTTCCCACTAATGGATGACCGTGGGAGTCCTTTATCACTAGCTCAACAGCTAAATATGTCAGAGAGGGTACCAAATAACAGGCTTACTAAGCAGCAGAGTTTTTCaagaacatcaaaagatagcgAAGATCCGCATGAGCAAAGATTATCTCTCAGCCTTGGTGCAGAATTAAATTCTTCAAGACAGTTGCCTTCAGTTCAGTACCAGTTTGGAAATTCAGATCCCTTGCAACTAATAAATTTCCTAATTCAAGATTCAAGGAAGCTAGGATCTCCGAATGAAGAATCAAACACTAGCGAGTTTTTATCATTTGGTTTAACTGGAAACACAGAAGATATAACGAGCTTTGGAAATTTCAACAACTCTGACAGTTGTAGACAAATGCAATATGCTCAGAATTCACAATTTGCATTTTTAAACTCTAATTATCTCAAGGGGGCACAACAATTACTTGATGAAGTAGTAAATGTTTATGAAGCTCTAAAGAAACCAAAGTTCAAACAACTTGGTCAGGTTGATAGATTTGAAGGGAGTAACTCAGATATTAAGTGTGACCCCGGGCTTCGTTCAGTAAATGGAATATCTTCTAGCATTCACGAGTCTGCTACAAATTCCTTCATTGCACTTTCGAATGCAGAACGGCTGGATCAAGACAGCAAGCTGAAGAAGCTAATGTCCTTGTTAAAGGAG GTTGATACAAGATATAAACAGTATTACCATCAAATGAGGATCGTAGAAACATCATTTCAGATGATAGCGGGAGGTGGGGCTGCTAAACGATACACATCACTTGCACGCCAAACAATATCTTGCCAATTTCGATGCTTGCGTGATGCAATTAACAGGCAGATCCAAGTTTGCCGTCAAAACTTAGGAGAGCAAGATGATGCACCAAGTAGTTCGCTATTGCCTCGTCTCAGCTATGTTGATAAGCAAATTAGGGAACAAAGGACCCTCCAGCAGCTTGGTATTATGCGACATTCATGGAGACCGCAAAAAGGACTGCCCGAAAGCTCTGTTTCAGTCCTTCGTGCTTGGTTGTTTGAGCATTTCCTAAATCC CTATCCAAAAGATTCAGAGAAGTCTATGCTTGCGAGGAAGGCAGGTCTCACTAGAAGCCAG GTTGCAAACTGGTTTATAAATGCCCGAGTGCGTCTGTGGAAACCTATGGTCGAAGATATGTACAAAGAGGAGTTCGGAGATTTAGGGGCAGACAAGGGAGAGGAGGTCAAGGAAAGTGTAATGTCCAGAGCTACTTATGATGACCATACGAGGCAGCAATTTAATGACTCAAAGGCTGATCCTGGATACAATTTAAATATGAAAGGGTCAACAACAAGACTAGATATCAAGAATCTTTCTCAGGGAGCTAATACCATTAACGGTGAGGTTATAAGTTTGCATGGTGACAATTGGTCCGGAGTAGACGAACATTACATATATCCACAAAAGTTTATCACGTCCAACCAAACAAGTGATGGGAGTCTAAACACAATTGCCAACCCATATGATCTCTCCTACGGCGATTTCACAATAGGCAATCAAGTATCAAATTTTGCATTGCAGTGCTAA